The Athalia rosae chromosome 7, iyAthRosa1.1, whole genome shotgun sequence genome window below encodes:
- the LOC105693699 gene encoding uncharacterized protein LOC105693699 isoform X1 — protein MDNTRCTEDSIPRLRPGIKTGSLVDRYNSKRKQWPSLENKCQGNIVHLQNQVCSNVDFNTLCNFKNNCGSAEANRVNFTSSDSHSNNYYHELFTSGFDLGNVTPNKYKTAQAHTTGHKSCRDRMKARAETRRDILINESSDEDYSSINSLCDLRLMSHKHSIIMDAANSKKSRAARTERYYRRLSREDSFRENDNFRAKNESQNKLHDTGIYAWKRQMHSFAFPNTNHIKECCSNLSFDQNHSFIDNPIYRSIRTDPPTSYNKHSTMEKNNDNLHVHQRESNGGPAYAINMNYNRFRRSDPGNDTILAYKKERSSHVPDPAKDTKLKANDYQASVQIAQLRKPSVNPTRHVKRSYSFQNEIPKKYDAANNVLLTMRRMPLTDEVREGSNNLKNECKWIDLVSSKPNFSAGHTESDFKQRTTYVPKKRNDLAGRDTNSTKASDFGYNSNASNKSLTAKDDTTTIKKRSSKNLEKELSELEKLYNSLRLSDDNLLERAEERCIEEFSQKGQSQTLSNNDKYLSESSSSECISEDGISEEKYIQQSTEAAHVINDDMAYRKMQSNKMPALSETQNSLSQISYLLASSALILDNKTEYPDFIDKVTKEEPNITKDDMVYRNLHYTNNVLKVVEPQPPFGIPLRPATPSTNSNYLCSTPVALKSPPLTYVPQSEPNLITDDLAFRNLRKDAPKSPPSVIDNPNEVNIFLFKNDLDKSLSDDKFCKKKKKAVRSLSANLYGLIKDVHNLELNVK, from the coding sequence ATGGACAATACTAGATGCACCGAAGATTCTATTCCCCGCTTGCGACCAGGAATTAAGACGGGTTCATTAGTGGACAGGTATAATAGCAAGCGAAAGCAATGGCCTTCACTCGAAAATAAATGTCAAGGCAATATTGTACACCTACAAAATCAAGTGTGCAGCAATGTTGACTTCAATACATTgtgtaatttcaaaaataattgtgGTAGCGCCGAAGCTAATCGAGTAAATTTCACATCGTCGGATAGCcacagtaataattattatcatgaaTTATTTACTTCAGGATTCGACTTGGGTAATGTAACGCCTAATAAATATAAGACCGCTCAAGCCCACACAACAGGCCATAAAAGTTGTAGAGATAGAATGAAAGCAAGGGCTGAAACTCGCAGAGATATTTTGATCAACGAAAGCTCAGACGAAGATTACTCCTCAATAAATTCTTTATGTGATTTACGCTTAATGAGCCATAAACACTCAATAATTATGGATGCCGCTAACAGTAAGAAAAGTCGAGCTGCAAGAACAGAAAGATATTATCGTCGTTTGTCTAGAGAAGATAGTTTTcgtgaaaatgataattttcgagcaaaaaatgaatctcaGAACAAACTACACGACACCGGTATTTACGCATGGAAACGCCAGATGCACTCATTTGCGTTTCCAAATACAAATCATATCAAAGAATGCTGCTCCAATTTGTCATTCGACCAGAATCACAGTTTTATTGACAATCCTATTTACCGTAGCATCAGAACTGACCCGCCAACATCTTACAACAAGCATTCTACAATGGAAAAGAACAATGATAATTTACACGTGCATCAAAGAGAGTCTAACGGAGGTCCAGCTTATGCTATCAACATGAACTACAATAGATTCCGTCGCTCTGATCCTGGTAATGATACCATACTGGCGTACAAAAAGGAAAGATCCTCACATGTACCTGATCCCGCAAAAGACACCAAGCTGAAAGCAAATGACTATCAAGCTTCTGTGCAGATCGCTCAGTTAAGAAAGCCCTCGGTTAACCCAACTCGACATGTTAAACGGTCCTATTCATTTCAGAATGAAATTCCCAAGAAATATGATGCTGCGAATAACGTTTTATTAACAATGCGCAGGATGCCATTGACAGATGAAGTTAGAGAAGGTagtaataatttgaaaaacgagtgTAAATGGATTGATTTAGTGTCATCAAAGCCCAATTTCAGTGCAGGACATACTGAGTCAGATTTTAAACAAAGAACGACTTAcgtaccaaaaaaaagaaacgacttAGCAGGACGTGATACAAATTCAACTAAAGCTTCGGATTTTGGATATAATTCTAATGCATCCAATAAATCGTTGACTGCCAAAGACGACACAACAACTATCAAAAAACGCAGCTctaaaaatttggagaaagaGTTATCGGagcttgaaaaattgtataatagTCTTCGACTCAGTGACGATAATTTGTTGGAAAGAGCAGAAGAACGATGCATTGAAGAATTTAGTCAAAAGGGGCAGTCGCAGACGTTgtcaaataatgataaatatctTTCAGAAAGTTCATCGTCCGAGTGTATATCAGAGGATGGTatatcggaagaaaaatatatacagcaATCAACTGAGGCTGCACATGTTATTAATGATGATATGGCTTATAGAAAAATGCAGTCTAACAAAATGCCAGCGCTGTCAGAAACTCAGAATTCTCTATCGCAGATAAGTTATTTGCTCGCATCTTCTGCCCTCATACTTGACAATAAAACTGAGTATCCAGATTTTATAGATAAAGTAACCAAAGAGGAACCAAATATAACAAAAGATGATATGGTTTATCGCAACTTACATTACACAAATAATGTCCTCAAGGTCGTGGAGCCCCAACCACCTTTTGGAATACCTCTTAGACCGGCAACTCCTTCAACGAACAGCAATTACTTGTGCTCAACTCCGGTAGCATTGAAAAGTCCTCCGTTAACATATGTGCCTCAAAGTGAGCCAAATCTTATTACGGATGATCTGGCATTTAGAAATCTTCGTAAAGATGCACCTAAATCACCTCCATCAGTTATAGATAATCCAAACgaagtgaatatttttctattcaaaaacGACTTAGACAAGTCATTAAGCGATGATAAGttctgtaaaaagaaaaagaaagcagTCCGATCATTATCAGCAAATTTATATGGGCTGATAAAGGATGTACATAATTTAGAGTTGAACGTTAAATAA
- the LOC105693699 gene encoding uncharacterized protein LOC105693699 isoform X3, translating to MDNTRCTEDSIPRLRPGIKTGSLVDRYNSKRKQWPSLENKCQGNIVHLQNQVCSNVDFNTLCNFKNNCGSAEANRVNFTSSDSHSNNYYHELFTSGFDLGNVTPNKYKTAQAHTTGHKSCRDRMKARAETRRDILINESSDEDYSSINSLCDLRLMSHKHSIIMDAANSKKSRAARTERYYRRLSREDSFRENDNFRAKNESQNKLHDTGIYAWKRQMHSFAFPNTNHIKECCSNLSFDQNHSFIDNPIYRSIRTDPPTSYNKHSTMEKNNDNLHVHQRESNGGPAYAINMNYNRFRRSDPGNDTILAYKKERSSHVPDPAKDTKLKANDYQASVQIAQLRKPSVNPTRHVKRSYSFQNEIPKKYDAANNVLLTMRRMPLTDEVREESSSSECISEDGISEEKYIQQSTEAAHVINDDMAYRKMQSNKMPALSETQNSLSQISYLLASSALILDNKTEYPDFIDKVTKEEPNITKDDMVYRNLHYTNNVLKVVEPQPPFGIPLRPATPSTNSNYLCSTPVALKSPPLTYVPQSEPNLITDDLAFRNLRKDAPKSPPSVIDNPNEVNIFLFKNDLDKSLSDDKFCKKKKKAVRSLSANLYGLIKDVHNLELNVK from the exons ATGGACAATACTAGATGCACCGAAGATTCTATTCCCCGCTTGCGACCAGGAATTAAGACGGGTTCATTAGTGGACAGGTATAATAGCAAGCGAAAGCAATGGCCTTCACTCGAAAATAAATGTCAAGGCAATATTGTACACCTACAAAATCAAGTGTGCAGCAATGTTGACTTCAATACATTgtgtaatttcaaaaataattgtgGTAGCGCCGAAGCTAATCGAGTAAATTTCACATCGTCGGATAGCcacagtaataattattatcatgaaTTATTTACTTCAGGATTCGACTTGGGTAATGTAACGCCTAATAAATATAAGACCGCTCAAGCCCACACAACAGGCCATAAAAGTTGTAGAGATAGAATGAAAGCAAGGGCTGAAACTCGCAGAGATATTTTGATCAACGAAAGCTCAGACGAAGATTACTCCTCAATAAATTCTTTATGTGATTTACGCTTAATGAGCCATAAACACTCAATAATTATGGATGCCGCTAACAGTAAGAAAAGTCGAGCTGCAAGAACAGAAAGATATTATCGTCGTTTGTCTAGAGAAGATAGTTTTcgtgaaaatgataattttcgagcaaaaaatgaatctcaGAACAAACTACACGACACCGGTATTTACGCATGGAAACGCCAGATGCACTCATTTGCGTTTCCAAATACAAATCATATCAAAGAATGCTGCTCCAATTTGTCATTCGACCAGAATCACAGTTTTATTGACAATCCTATTTACCGTAGCATCAGAACTGACCCGCCAACATCTTACAACAAGCATTCTACAATGGAAAAGAACAATGATAATTTACACGTGCATCAAAGAGAGTCTAACGGAGGTCCAGCTTATGCTATCAACATGAACTACAATAGATTCCGTCGCTCTGATCCTGGTAATGATACCATACTGGCGTACAAAAAGGAAAGATCCTCACATGTACCTGATCCCGCAAAAGACACCAAGCTGAAAGCAAATGACTATCAAGCTTCTGTGCAGATCGCTCAGTTAAGAAAGCCCTCGGTTAACCCAACTCGACATGTTAAACGGTCCTATTCATTTCAGAATGAAATTCCCAAGAAATATGATGCTGCGAATAACGTTTTATTAACAATGCGCAGGATGCCATTGACAGATGAAGTTAGAGAAG AAAGTTCATCGTCCGAGTGTATATCAGAGGATGGTatatcggaagaaaaatatatacagcaATCAACTGAGGCTGCACATGTTATTAATGATGATATGGCTTATAGAAAAATGCAGTCTAACAAAATGCCAGCGCTGTCAGAAACTCAGAATTCTCTATCGCAGATAAGTTATTTGCTCGCATCTTCTGCCCTCATACTTGACAATAAAACTGAGTATCCAGATTTTATAGATAAAGTAACCAAAGAGGAACCAAATATAACAAAAGATGATATGGTTTATCGCAACTTACATTACACAAATAATGTCCTCAAGGTCGTGGAGCCCCAACCACCTTTTGGAATACCTCTTAGACCGGCAACTCCTTCAACGAACAGCAATTACTTGTGCTCAACTCCGGTAGCATTGAAAAGTCCTCCGTTAACATATGTGCCTCAAAGTGAGCCAAATCTTATTACGGATGATCTGGCATTTAGAAATCTTCGTAAAGATGCACCTAAATCACCTCCATCAGTTATAGATAATCCAAACgaagtgaatatttttctattcaaaaacGACTTAGACAAGTCATTAAGCGATGATAAGttctgtaaaaagaaaaagaaagcagTCCGATCATTATCAGCAAATTTATATGGGCTGATAAAGGATGTACATAATTTAGAGTTGAACGTTAAATAA
- the LOC105693699 gene encoding uncharacterized protein LOC105693699 isoform X2: MKARAETRRDILINESSDEDYSSINSLCDLRLMSHKHSIIMDAANSKKSRAARTERYYRRLSREDSFRENDNFRAKNESQNKLHDTGIYAWKRQMHSFAFPNTNHIKECCSNLSFDQNHSFIDNPIYRSIRTDPPTSYNKHSTMEKNNDNLHVHQRESNGGPAYAINMNYNRFRRSDPGNDTILAYKKERSSHVPDPAKDTKLKANDYQASVQIAQLRKPSVNPTRHVKRSYSFQNEIPKKYDAANNVLLTMRRMPLTDEVREGSNNLKNECKWIDLVSSKPNFSAGHTESDFKQRTTYVPKKRNDLAGRDTNSTKASDFGYNSNASNKSLTAKDDTTTIKKRSSKNLEKELSELEKLYNSLRLSDDNLLERAEERCIEEFSQKGQSQTLSNNDKYLSESSSSECISEDGISEEKYIQQSTEAAHVINDDMAYRKMQSNKMPALSETQNSLSQISYLLASSALILDNKTEYPDFIDKVTKEEPNITKDDMVYRNLHYTNNVLKVVEPQPPFGIPLRPATPSTNSNYLCSTPVALKSPPLTYVPQSEPNLITDDLAFRNLRKDAPKSPPSVIDNPNEVNIFLFKNDLDKSLSDDKFCKKKKKAVRSLSANLYGLIKDVHNLELNVK, from the coding sequence ATGAAAGCAAGGGCTGAAACTCGCAGAGATATTTTGATCAACGAAAGCTCAGACGAAGATTACTCCTCAATAAATTCTTTATGTGATTTACGCTTAATGAGCCATAAACACTCAATAATTATGGATGCCGCTAACAGTAAGAAAAGTCGAGCTGCAAGAACAGAAAGATATTATCGTCGTTTGTCTAGAGAAGATAGTTTTcgtgaaaatgataattttcgagcaaaaaatgaatctcaGAACAAACTACACGACACCGGTATTTACGCATGGAAACGCCAGATGCACTCATTTGCGTTTCCAAATACAAATCATATCAAAGAATGCTGCTCCAATTTGTCATTCGACCAGAATCACAGTTTTATTGACAATCCTATTTACCGTAGCATCAGAACTGACCCGCCAACATCTTACAACAAGCATTCTACAATGGAAAAGAACAATGATAATTTACACGTGCATCAAAGAGAGTCTAACGGAGGTCCAGCTTATGCTATCAACATGAACTACAATAGATTCCGTCGCTCTGATCCTGGTAATGATACCATACTGGCGTACAAAAAGGAAAGATCCTCACATGTACCTGATCCCGCAAAAGACACCAAGCTGAAAGCAAATGACTATCAAGCTTCTGTGCAGATCGCTCAGTTAAGAAAGCCCTCGGTTAACCCAACTCGACATGTTAAACGGTCCTATTCATTTCAGAATGAAATTCCCAAGAAATATGATGCTGCGAATAACGTTTTATTAACAATGCGCAGGATGCCATTGACAGATGAAGTTAGAGAAGGTagtaataatttgaaaaacgagtgTAAATGGATTGATTTAGTGTCATCAAAGCCCAATTTCAGTGCAGGACATACTGAGTCAGATTTTAAACAAAGAACGACTTAcgtaccaaaaaaaagaaacgacttAGCAGGACGTGATACAAATTCAACTAAAGCTTCGGATTTTGGATATAATTCTAATGCATCCAATAAATCGTTGACTGCCAAAGACGACACAACAACTATCAAAAAACGCAGCTctaaaaatttggagaaagaGTTATCGGagcttgaaaaattgtataatagTCTTCGACTCAGTGACGATAATTTGTTGGAAAGAGCAGAAGAACGATGCATTGAAGAATTTAGTCAAAAGGGGCAGTCGCAGACGTTgtcaaataatgataaatatctTTCAGAAAGTTCATCGTCCGAGTGTATATCAGAGGATGGTatatcggaagaaaaatatatacagcaATCAACTGAGGCTGCACATGTTATTAATGATGATATGGCTTATAGAAAAATGCAGTCTAACAAAATGCCAGCGCTGTCAGAAACTCAGAATTCTCTATCGCAGATAAGTTATTTGCTCGCATCTTCTGCCCTCATACTTGACAATAAAACTGAGTATCCAGATTTTATAGATAAAGTAACCAAAGAGGAACCAAATATAACAAAAGATGATATGGTTTATCGCAACTTACATTACACAAATAATGTCCTCAAGGTCGTGGAGCCCCAACCACCTTTTGGAATACCTCTTAGACCGGCAACTCCTTCAACGAACAGCAATTACTTGTGCTCAACTCCGGTAGCATTGAAAAGTCCTCCGTTAACATATGTGCCTCAAAGTGAGCCAAATCTTATTACGGATGATCTGGCATTTAGAAATCTTCGTAAAGATGCACCTAAATCACCTCCATCAGTTATAGATAATCCAAACgaagtgaatatttttctattcaaaaacGACTTAGACAAGTCATTAAGCGATGATAAGttctgtaaaaagaaaaagaaagcagTCCGATCATTATCAGCAAATTTATATGGGCTGATAAAGGATGTACATAATTTAGAGTTGAACGTTAAATAA
- the LOC105693702 gene encoding uncharacterized protein LOC105693702, translated as MRKSPSKRCGPGYPGGVNLKKPFGFCCDPKNQDPDTRYDNKNPPFKSSMENIFLNRGGPDLKFRIQDIGKPPYPIRREGRRAISGTSLGECSRCRGPLKWYLEDEIALARDMLAHDKQTKYNSDAEKHVNNAIKKAKRRRDQRRKEKRKTESL; from the exons ATGAGGAAATCACCAAGCAAAAGATGCGGTCCAGGATATCCAGGGGGAGTGAATTTGAAGAAACCATTTGGTTTTTGCTGTGATCCAAAGAATCAGGATCCAGATACTCGTTACGACAATAAAAATCCTCCCTTCAAGTCGTCgatggaaaatatatttttaaacagAGGTGGACCTGACCTGAAATTTCGTATCCAGGATATAGGCAAGCCACCTTATCCCATCCGGAGAGAAGGACGCAGAGCCATAAGTGGAACATCATTAGGTGAATGTAGCAGATGTCGAGGTCCATTGAAATGGTATTTGGAGGATGAAATAGCACTTGCACGTGATATGCTGGCACACGATAAACAAACTAAATATAATTCAGATGCTGAAAAACATGTGAATAACGCTATCAAAAAAG cAAAAAGGCGACGAGATcaacggagaaaagaaaagcgaaaaactgAATCACTATAA